A genome region from Yoonia vestfoldensis includes the following:
- the modC gene encoding molybdenum ABC transporter ATP-binding protein, which yields MTLRINVQHRFAGFDLDVDLDLPPGVSVLFGPSGSGKTTLINAVAGLLRPDQGRITVDDWVLLDTASRRNIAPHRRRTGYIFQDARLFPHLNVRQNLAYGRWFAPRDARVASMDRTVEMLGIGHLLTRRPASLSGGEKQRVAIGRALLSGPRLILADEPLAALDEARKAEILPYFERLRDEVAVPILYVSHASAEVARLATTVVALRAGRVIACGPPAQVLGDVGVVGARGAASLLTAQVVAHHADGLTELITPAGTLWLPRIGDAAGATLRVRIMAQDVILSRDRPAGLSALNILQGKISDLRFGEGPGAMVTLAIGPDRLAARITRRSAEAMGLATGQTCHAVIKSVAVAPDAIGTGR from the coding sequence ATGACGCTGCGGATCAATGTCCAGCATCGTTTCGCGGGGTTCGATCTGGATGTCGATCTGGACCTGCCGCCGGGTGTCAGCGTCCTTTTCGGCCCGTCAGGATCGGGCAAGACAACGCTGATCAACGCCGTGGCGGGGCTTTTGCGTCCCGATCAAGGGCGGATCACGGTGGATGATTGGGTCTTGCTGGATACCGCCAGCCGCCGCAATATCGCCCCGCACCGGCGGCGCACCGGCTATATCTTTCAGGATGCCCGGCTGTTTCCGCATCTGAATGTGCGCCAGAACCTGGCCTATGGGCGCTGGTTCGCGCCGCGCGATGCGCGGGTGGCCAGCATGGACCGCACGGTGGAAATGCTGGGCATCGGCCATCTGCTGACCCGCCGCCCCGCCAGCCTGTCAGGCGGCGAAAAGCAGCGCGTCGCCATCGGCCGTGCGCTGCTGTCAGGGCCAAGGCTGATCCTTGCCGATGAACCGCTGGCCGCGCTGGACGAGGCGCGCAAGGCCGAAATCCTGCCCTATTTCGAACGGCTGCGCGACGAGGTGGCGGTGCCGATCCTTTACGTCAGCCACGCCTCGGCCGAGGTGGCGCGGCTGGCCACCACCGTTGTTGCGCTGCGCGCGGGCCGCGTCATCGCCTGCGGACCGCCCGCGCAGGTGCTGGGCGATGTCGGCGTCGTCGGCGCGCGGGGGGCGGCATCGCTGTTGACAGCGCAGGTCGTGGCGCATCACGCGGACGGGCTGACCGAGTTGATCACCCCGGCTGGCACGCTTTGGTTGCCGCGTATCGGGGATGCGGCGGGGGCGACGCTGCGGGTGCGGATCATGGCGCAGGATGTGATCCTGTCGCGCGACCGGCCTGCGGGGCTGTCTGCGCTGAATATCCTGCAAGGCAAGATCAGCGATCTGCGGTTTGGCGAGGGGCCGGGCGCGATGGTGACATTGGCCATCGGTCCAGACCGCCTTGCCGCCCGCATCACCCGCCGATCCGCCGAGGCGATGGGGCTGGCCACAGGCCAGACCTGCCACGCCGTGATCAAATCGGTCGCCGTGGCCCCCGATGCCATTGGCACGGGGCGCTAG